AATCAGAAGATATTAAAAAATCAATTATTGAAGATTTAAAAGCTATTCGCGAACGAGATCCGGCTTCAAGAAATTATTTAAATCCATTTTTAAACTATAAAGGTTTTCATGCTTTAGAATCTTACCGTGTTACGCATTATTTATGGATAAATAACCAAATTAATATTGCTTTAATATTACAAAGTTTGATATCTCAAAAATTTGGAGTAGATATTCATCCTGGTGCAATAATTGGTAATAGACTTTTTATAGATCATGCAACAAGTATAGTAATTGGCGAAACAACAGTTGTTGGTAATGATGTATCCATGCTTCATGAAGTAACTTTGGGTGGCACTGGAAAAGAAACAGGAGATCGTCATCCAAAAATAGGAAATGGAGTTTTAATAGGAGCAGGAGCTAAAATATTAGGAAATATTATAGTCGGAGATGGTGTTAAAATTGGTGCTGGAAGTGTAGTTTTATCAGATGTGAAGCCGCATACTACAGTTGTCGGAATACCAGCAAAAGTTGTTGGAAAACCAAAAACAAATTCGCCTTCACTCGAAATGGATCAAGGTTTTGAAAATTAGAAAAAAATGCCTAACAACTAGTTCCACTTGACATTTCCTGTTGTCACAATTTTTGCCAATCGCTACGCTCAACAAAAATTACGCCAAGCCCTTCGGGCCGGAAAAGCAAGTTAACTAAATGTTGATACTGTAGAAGAAGCCAACTTTTCTACAGATCTCCTGGATTCAATGATAAAATTCTGAAAACGGAGGTTCATCTTATGGCGAGATACAAAGAGTATTCTCATGATCAGACTATGATGATTCCTGTGACCCCGAACTTTAGAAGTAATGGTGGACGATATGCCGGAAAAGGCTATGAGGGTCATGTGGAATACTGCATGAACTGCAGGCTCCGTTCCAAATGTATCCGCCTTGAACATACGAAGGTCAGGCAGGTTGCTATCCTCAAAGAAG
This region of Oceanispirochaeta sp. genomic DNA includes:
- the cysE gene encoding serine O-acetyltransferase, producing the protein SEDIKKSIIEDLKAIRERDPASRNYLNPFLNYKGFHALESYRVTHYLWINNQINIALILQSLISQKFGVDIHPGAIIGNRLFIDHATSIVIGETTVVGNDVSMLHEVTLGGTGKETGDRHPKIGNGVLIGAGAKILGNIIVGDGVKIGAGSVVLSDVKPHTTVVGIPAKVVGKPKTNSPSLEMDQGFEN